Proteins from one Leclercia sp. LSNIH1 genomic window:
- a CDS encoding PBECR2 nuclease fold domain-containing protein, with translation MAKALNGLPTFKDLDLKDLRNLEAEERRDQPEEIVAGSTAEEALAFLEAHMGFSSPEMSAVIKATHIGNMCIVRDKLAHIVEKRVDARERYVKLALDTLEHPYEIWETMYDDEMVRYIFIGTYKQRQQMLVVVAPWDGKVLWNFMHTEAKGLNKHRRGKLLYCR, from the coding sequence ATGGCTAAAGCTCTCAATGGATTACCAACCTTTAAAGATTTGGACCTGAAAGACCTCAGGAACCTTGAAGCTGAAGAACGTCGTGATCAACCAGAAGAGATCGTCGCAGGGAGTACAGCTGAAGAAGCCCTGGCGTTCCTGGAAGCACATATGGGTTTCAGCTCGCCAGAAATGTCTGCAGTTATTAAGGCAACGCATATAGGAAACATGTGTATTGTACGCGATAAGCTTGCCCACATTGTGGAGAAGCGCGTAGACGCACGTGAACGTTACGTAAAGCTGGCACTCGACACACTTGAGCATCCCTACGAGATATGGGAAACAATGTATGACGATGAAATGGTGCGTTATATCTTTATCGGCACATACAAGCAGAGGCAGCAAATGCTGGTAGTTGTTGCACCCTGGGATGGAAAGGTTCTCTGGAACTTTATGCACACAGAAGCAAAGGGGCTGAACAAACACCGCAGAGGGAAGTTGCTGTATTGCAGATAA
- the lacI gene encoding DNA-binding transcriptional repressor LacI — protein MKPVTLYDVAEYAGVSYQTVSRVMNQASHVSAKTREKVEAAMAQLNYIPNRVAQQLAGKQSLLIGVATSSLALHAPSQIVAAIKSRADQLGASVVVSMVERSSVEACKAAVHNLLAQRVSGLIINYPLDDEDAIAVEAACANVPALFLDVSDQTPINSIIFSHEDGTRLGVEHLIALGHQQIALLAGPLSSVSARLRLADWHKYLTRNQIHPIAEREGDWSAMSGFQQTMQMLNEGIVPTAMLVANDQMALGAMRAITESGLRVGADISVVGYDDTEDSSCYIPPLTTIKQDFRLLGKTSVDRLLKLSQGQAVKSNQLLPVSLVKRKTTLPPNTQTTSPRTLADSLMQLARQVSRLESGQ, from the coding sequence GTGAAACCAGTAACGCTATACGATGTCGCAGAGTATGCCGGTGTCTCTTATCAGACCGTTTCCCGCGTGATGAACCAGGCCAGCCACGTCTCTGCGAAAACGCGGGAAAAGGTGGAAGCGGCGATGGCGCAGCTGAACTACATTCCCAACCGCGTGGCACAACAACTGGCGGGCAAACAGTCGTTGCTGATTGGCGTTGCTACCTCCAGTCTGGCCCTGCACGCGCCGTCGCAAATTGTCGCGGCGATTAAATCTCGCGCCGATCAACTGGGTGCCAGCGTGGTGGTGTCGATGGTAGAACGAAGCAGCGTCGAAGCCTGTAAAGCGGCGGTACATAACCTTCTCGCGCAACGCGTCAGTGGTCTGATCATTAACTATCCGCTGGATGACGAGGATGCCATTGCTGTGGAAGCTGCCTGCGCTAATGTTCCGGCCCTATTTCTTGATGTCTCTGACCAGACTCCCATCAACAGTATTATTTTTTCCCATGAAGACGGTACGCGACTGGGTGTGGAGCATCTGATCGCATTGGGTCACCAGCAAATCGCGTTGTTAGCCGGTCCATTAAGTTCTGTCTCGGCGCGTCTGCGTCTGGCGGACTGGCATAAATATCTCACACGCAATCAAATTCATCCGATAGCGGAACGGGAAGGCGACTGGAGTGCCATGTCCGGTTTTCAACAAACTATGCAAATGCTGAATGAGGGCATCGTTCCCACTGCGATGCTGGTTGCCAACGATCAGATGGCGCTGGGCGCAATGCGCGCTATTACCGAGTCCGGGCTGCGCGTTGGTGCGGATATCTCGGTAGTGGGATACGACGATACCGAAGACAGCTCGTGTTATATCCCGCCGTTAACCACCATCAAACAGGATTTTCGCCTGCTGGGGAAAACTAGCGTGGACCGCTTGCTGAAACTCTCTCAGGGCCAGGCGGTGAAGAGCAATCAGCTGTTGCCCGTCTCACTGGTGAAAAGAAAAACCACCCTACCGCCCAATACGCAAACCACCTCTCCCCGCACGTTGGCAGATTCCTTAATGCAGCTGGCACGACAAGTTTCCCGACTTGAAAGCGGGCAGTGA
- the lacZ gene encoding beta-galactosidase: MTMITDSLAVVLQRRDWENPGVTQLNRLAAHPPFASWRNSEEARTDRPSQESRSLNGEWRFAWFPAPEAVPESWLERDLPDADTVIVPSNWQMHGYDAPIYTNVTYPIAVNPPYVPTENPTGCYSLTFNIDESWLQEGQTRIIFDGVNSAFHLWCNGRWVGYGQDSRLPSEFDLSAFLHAGENRLAVMVLRWSNGNYLEDQDMWRMSGIFRDVSLLHKPTTQISDFHVVTHFNDNFSRAVLEAKVQMYGVLRDELRVTVSLWQGETQVASGTAPFGGEIIDERGGYANRVTLRLNVENPALWSAEIPNLYRAVIELHTADGMLIEAEACDVGFREVRIENGLLLLNGKPLLIRGVNRHEHHPLHGQVMDEQTMVQDILLMKQNNFNAVRCSHYPNHPLWYTLCDRYGLYVVDEANIETHGMVPMNRLTDDPLWLPAMSERVTRMVQRDRNHPSVIIWSLGNESGHGANHDALYRWIKSVDPSRPVQYEGGGADTSATDIICPMYARVDEDQPFPAVPKWSIKKWLSLPGELRPLILCEYAHAMGNSLGGFAKYWQAFRQYPRLQGGFVWDWVDQSLIKYDENGNPWSAYGGDFGDTPNDRQFCMNGLVFADRTPHPALTEAKHQQQFFQFRLSGQTIEVTSEYLFRHSDNELLRWMVALDGKLLTSGEVPLDVAPQGKQLIELPELPQPESTGQLWLTVHVVQPNATTWSAAGHISAWQQWRLAENLSVTQPSAPHAIPQLTTSETDFCIELGNKRWQFNRLSGLLSQMWIGDEKQLLTPLRDQFTRAPLDNDIGVSETTRIDPNAWVERWKAAGHYQAEAALLQCTADTLADAVLITTAHAWQHQGKTLFISRKTYRIDGSGQMAITVDAEVASDTPHPARIGLTCQLAQVAERVNWLGLGPQENYPDRLTAACFDRWDLPLSDMYTPYVFPSENGLRCGTRELSYGPHQWRGDFQFNISHYSQQQLMETSHRHLLHAEEGTWLNIDGFHMGIGGDDSWSPSVSVEFQLSAGRYHYQLVWCQK; the protein is encoded by the coding sequence ATGACAATGATTACGGATTCACTGGCCGTCGTATTACAACGTCGTGACTGGGAAAACCCTGGCGTTACCCAACTTAATCGCCTTGCGGCACATCCCCCTTTCGCCAGCTGGCGTAATAGCGAAGAGGCTCGCACCGATCGCCCTTCCCAAGAGTCGCGCAGCCTGAATGGTGAATGGCGCTTTGCCTGGTTCCCGGCACCAGAAGCGGTACCAGAAAGCTGGCTGGAGCGCGATCTTCCTGACGCCGATACTGTCATCGTCCCCTCAAACTGGCAGATGCACGGTTACGATGCGCCTATCTACACCAACGTGACCTATCCCATTGCGGTCAATCCGCCGTATGTTCCCACGGAGAATCCGACGGGTTGTTACTCGCTCACATTTAATATTGATGAAAGCTGGCTACAGGAAGGCCAGACGCGAATTATTTTTGATGGTGTTAACTCGGCGTTTCATTTGTGGTGCAACGGGCGCTGGGTCGGTTACGGACAGGACAGTCGTTTGCCGTCTGAATTTGACCTGAGCGCATTTTTACACGCCGGAGAAAACCGCCTCGCGGTGATGGTGCTGCGCTGGAGTAACGGCAATTATCTGGAAGATCAGGATATGTGGCGGATGAGCGGCATTTTCCGTGACGTCTCGTTGCTGCACAAACCGACCACACAAATCAGCGATTTCCATGTTGTTACTCACTTTAATGATAATTTCAGCCGCGCTGTACTGGAGGCAAAAGTTCAGATGTACGGCGTGCTGCGCGATGAGCTGAGGGTGACGGTTTCTTTGTGGCAGGGTGAAACACAGGTCGCCAGCGGCACCGCGCCTTTCGGCGGTGAAATTATCGATGAGCGTGGCGGTTATGCCAATCGCGTCACGCTACGTCTGAACGTCGAAAACCCGGCGCTGTGGAGCGCCGAAATCCCGAATCTCTACCGTGCGGTGATTGAACTGCACACCGCCGACGGCATGCTGATTGAAGCAGAAGCCTGCGATGTCGGTTTCCGCGAGGTGCGGATTGAAAATGGCCTGCTGCTGCTGAACGGCAAGCCGTTGTTGATTCGCGGTGTTAACCGTCACGAGCATCATCCTCTGCATGGTCAGGTCATGGATGAGCAGACGATGGTGCAGGATATCCTGCTGATGAAGCAGAACAACTTTAACGCCGTGCGCTGTTCGCATTATCCGAATCATCCGCTGTGGTACACGTTGTGCGACCGCTACGGCCTGTACGTGGTGGATGAAGCCAATATTGAAACCCACGGCATGGTGCCAATGAATCGTCTGACCGATGATCCGCTCTGGCTACCCGCGATGAGCGAACGCGTAACGCGAATGGTGCAGCGCGATCGTAATCACCCGAGTGTGATCATCTGGTCGCTGGGGAATGAATCAGGCCACGGTGCTAATCACGATGCGCTCTATCGCTGGATTAAATCTGTCGATCCTTCCCGCCCGGTACAGTATGAAGGCGGCGGAGCCGACACCTCCGCAACCGATATTATTTGCCCGATGTACGCGCGTGTGGATGAAGACCAGCCCTTCCCGGCTGTGCCGAAATGGTCCATCAAAAAATGGCTTTCGCTGCCTGGAGAACTGCGTCCGCTGATCCTTTGCGAATATGCCCACGCAATGGGTAACAGTCTTGGTGGCTTCGCTAAATACTGGCAGGCGTTTCGTCAATACCCCCGTTTACAGGGCGGCTTCGTCTGGGACTGGGTCGATCAATCGCTGATTAAATATGATGAAAACGGCAACCCGTGGTCGGCTTACGGCGGTGATTTTGGCGATACGCCGAACGATCGCCAGTTCTGCATGAACGGTCTGGTCTTTGCAGACCGCACGCCGCATCCAGCGCTGACAGAAGCAAAACACCAGCAGCAGTTTTTCCAGTTCCGTTTATCCGGGCAAACCATCGAAGTGACCAGCGAATACCTGTTCCGTCATAGCGATAACGAGCTCCTGCGCTGGATGGTGGCGCTGGATGGCAAGCTGCTGACAAGCGGTGAAGTGCCTCTGGATGTCGCTCCACAAGGAAAACAGTTGATTGAACTGCCTGAACTACCGCAGCCGGAGAGCACCGGGCAACTCTGGCTAACGGTTCACGTAGTGCAACCGAACGCGACCACATGGTCAGCAGCCGGGCACATCAGCGCCTGGCAGCAATGGCGTCTGGCGGAAAACCTCAGCGTGACACAACCCTCCGCGCCCCACGCCATCCCGCAACTGACCACCAGCGAAACGGATTTTTGCATCGAACTTGGTAATAAGCGTTGGCAATTTAACCGGTTGTCAGGTCTTCTTTCACAAATGTGGATCGGCGATGAAAAACAACTGCTGACGCCGCTGCGCGATCAATTCACCCGTGCACCGCTGGATAATGACATTGGCGTAAGTGAAACGACCCGCATTGACCCTAACGCCTGGGTCGAACGCTGGAAGGCGGCGGGCCATTACCAGGCCGAAGCAGCGTTGTTGCAGTGCACGGCAGATACACTTGCCGACGCGGTGCTGATTACGACCGCCCACGCGTGGCAGCATCAGGGGAAAACCTTATTTATCAGCCGGAAAACTTACCGGATTGATGGTAGTGGTCAAATGGCGATTACCGTTGATGCTGAAGTGGCAAGCGATACGCCGCATCCGGCGCGGATTGGCCTGACCTGCCAGCTGGCGCAGGTCGCAGAGCGAGTAAACTGGCTCGGATTAGGACCGCAAGAAAATTATCCCGACCGTCTTACTGCGGCCTGTTTTGACCGCTGGGACTTGCCATTGTCAGACATGTATACTCCGTACGTTTTCCCGAGCGAAAACGGTCTGCGCTGCGGGACGCGCGAATTGAGTTATGGCCCACACCAGTGGCGCGGCGACTTCCAGTTCAACATCAGCCACTACAGCCAACAACAACTGATGGAAACCAGTCATCGCCATCTGCTGCACGCGGAAGAAGGCACATGGCTGAATATCGACGGTTTCCATATGGGAATTGGTGGCGACGACTCCTGGAGCCCGTCAGTGTCGGTGGAATTCCAGCTGAGCGCCGGTCGCTACCATTACCAGTTGGTCTGGTGTCAAAAATAA
- the lacY gene encoding lactose permease, which produces MYYLKNTNFWMFGLFFFFYFFIMGAYFPFFPIWLHDINHISKSDTGIIFAAISLFSILFQPLFGLISDKLGLRKYLLWIITGMLVMFAPFFIFIFGPLLQYNILVGAIVGGIYLGFCFNAGAPAVEAFIEKVSRRSNFEFGRARMFGCVGWAMCASIVGIMFTINNQFVFWLGSGCAFILAVLLFFAKTDAPSSATVANAVGANHSAFSLKLALELFRQPKLWFLSLYVIGVSCTYDVFDQQFANFFTSFFANGEQGTRVFGYVTTMGELLNASIMFFAPLIINRIGGKNALLLAGTIMSVRIIGSSFATSALEVVILKTLHMFEVPFLLVGCFKYITSQFEVRFSATIYLVCFCFFKQLAMIFMSILAGNMYESIGFQGAYLVLGLVALGFTLISVFTLSGPGPLSLLRRQVNEVA; this is translated from the coding sequence ATGTACTATTTAAAAAACACAAACTTTTGGATGTTCGGTTTATTCTTTTTCTTTTACTTTTTTATCATGGGAGCCTACTTCCCGTTTTTCCCGATTTGGCTACATGACATCAACCATATCAGCAAAAGTGATACGGGTATTATTTTTGCCGCTATTTCTCTGTTCTCGATATTATTCCAACCGCTGTTTGGTCTGATTTCTGACAAACTCGGACTGCGAAAATACCTGCTGTGGATTATTACCGGCATGTTAGTGATGTTTGCGCCGTTCTTTATTTTTATCTTCGGGCCACTGTTACAATACAACATTTTAGTAGGAGCGATTGTTGGTGGTATTTATCTTGGCTTTTGTTTTAACGCCGGTGCGCCAGCAGTAGAGGCATTTATCGAGAAAGTCAGCCGTCGTAGTAATTTCGAATTTGGTCGCGCGCGGATGTTTGGCTGTGTTGGCTGGGCGATGTGTGCCTCGATTGTCGGCATCATGTTTACCATCAATAATCAGTTTGTTTTCTGGCTGGGTTCTGGCTGTGCATTCATCCTCGCCGTTTTGCTCTTTTTCGCCAAAACAGATGCGCCCTCTTCCGCCACGGTTGCCAATGCGGTAGGTGCCAACCATTCGGCATTTAGCCTTAAGCTGGCGCTGGAACTGTTCAGACAGCCAAAACTGTGGTTTTTGTCACTGTATGTTATTGGCGTCTCCTGCACCTACGATGTTTTTGACCAACAGTTTGCTAATTTCTTTACTTCTTTTTTTGCCAACGGTGAACAGGGTACGCGGGTATTTGGCTACGTAACGACAATGGGCGAATTACTTAACGCCTCGATTATGTTCTTTGCGCCGCTGATCATTAATCGCATCGGTGGGAAAAACGCCCTGCTGCTGGCAGGCACTATTATGTCAGTACGTATTATTGGCTCATCGTTCGCTACCTCAGCACTGGAAGTGGTTATTCTGAAAACGCTGCATATGTTTGAAGTACCGTTCCTGCTGGTGGGCTGCTTTAAATATATTACCAGCCAGTTTGAAGTGCGTTTTTCAGCGACGATTTATCTGGTCTGTTTCTGCTTCTTTAAGCAACTGGCGATGATTTTTATGTCTATTCTGGCGGGCAATATGTATGAAAGCATCGGTTTCCAGGGCGCTTACCTGGTGCTGGGTCTGGTGGCGCTGGGCTTCACCTTAATTTCCGTGTTCACGCTTAGCGGCCCCGGCCCACTTTCCCTGCTGCGTCGCCAGGTGAATGAAGTCGCTTAA